From Roseibium alexandrii DFL-11, the proteins below share one genomic window:
- a CDS encoding substrate-binding periplasmic protein: protein MKIKALRVFALFILLALIALPAKAEHITIVTEHLPPYNYLEDGEALGMSTEVVQAALDAAGHTYEIRFMPWARAYQIALTKPNTLVYSIARTTEREALFAWVGEIAPFGASLYQRADQPVIKLSELSDARLLQVGVYRGDAKEAVLRKNGFQNLQTTEDDHLNLRKLMLGRIDLIAIDDSVIGPLLAEEGIASNKVRRTLGIDEVSGHLYMAFHKETDPDLVISVQRGLELIKENGQYEQILNQYLLIN, encoded by the coding sequence ATGAAAATTAAAGCGTTAAGAGTTTTTGCTTTATTTATCCTGTTGGCGTTGATCGCACTGCCGGCAAAGGCAGAACACATCACAATCGTCACCGAACACCTCCCCCCCTATAACTACCTGGAAGATGGCGAAGCGCTCGGCATGTCGACAGAGGTCGTACAAGCTGCCCTGGATGCTGCCGGCCATACTTACGAAATCAGGTTCATGCCTTGGGCCCGGGCCTACCAGATCGCTTTAACGAAACCCAACACACTGGTCTATTCCATCGCAAGAACGACGGAACGCGAGGCGTTGTTTGCCTGGGTGGGAGAAATCGCGCCGTTTGGAGCGTCCTTATATCAACGCGCGGACCAACCGGTAATCAAGTTAAGCGAGCTAAGTGATGCCAGATTGTTACAAGTTGGTGTCTACCGAGGCGATGCCAAAGAGGCCGTTTTGCGAAAAAACGGCTTTCAAAACCTGCAAACAACAGAAGATGATCATCTAAACCTGCGCAAACTGATGCTTGGGCGCATCGATCTTATTGCGATCGATGACAGTGTGATTGGCCCCCTCCTCGCGGAAGAAGGCATTGCATCAAACAAAGTCCGCCGGACGTTGGGAATCGACGAAGTCAGCGGGCACCTGTACATGGCCTTCCACAAGGAAACGGATCCTGATCTTGTGATATCTGTGCAGCGCGGCCTTGAACTCATCAAGGAAAACGGACAGTACGAACAGATCCTAAACCAATACCTTCTGATCAATTGA
- a CDS encoding DUF930 domain-containing protein — protein sequence MTILEIPEKRPETPEVAPRIGFATGVVVSLILHGLAALLLVGGFQGHRPPEGVESVEVELVTLPEPVSPEPVPLEEEEAPQEEAAEEEPPVEEEEPAPEEPQEEEAEQEPEEDVQPEGPEENQELPEIPVLQPVIEFGDEDTAPEGSELGEPQQAETNLEEPNLEDTPIETADASEPEPEPEPEPEPEPEPEPEPETPVEDAEVDEASLDERELDAPEIETPLPVEAGETVEPVGEPEDAAPEQADPGPEQPEALDKDETAEPVEAGATEEPEELPTPPEATPEMTLDEPVEGEPKGTETQTVVAAIPRTKPPVPVGVTSSAPRGEALRPARRLLSGDLLADGRVRTAMRGMSDSERLNLLCATELRAQLQAQNPPILPDLLPTFQTPPGLTVLRPSGAAFRTFGTWHNVDFRCQVDRAITRVESFSLRVGQPVPRSQWRSRGFPIF from the coding sequence TTGACCATTCTCGAAATTCCGGAAAAGCGTCCCGAAACGCCCGAAGTTGCCCCCCGCATCGGGTTTGCAACCGGCGTCGTCGTGTCCCTGATCCTGCACGGTTTGGCGGCGCTGCTTCTGGTTGGGGGATTTCAAGGGCATCGGCCACCTGAGGGAGTGGAGTCGGTTGAGGTGGAGCTGGTGACACTTCCAGAGCCGGTTTCGCCGGAGCCCGTACCCTTGGAGGAAGAGGAGGCTCCACAAGAAGAAGCTGCCGAGGAAGAGCCTCCGGTCGAGGAAGAAGAGCCGGCACCTGAAGAGCCTCAAGAAGAAGAGGCCGAGCAGGAGCCAGAAGAAGACGTGCAGCCTGAGGGACCTGAGGAAAACCAGGAACTCCCGGAGATCCCTGTTTTACAGCCTGTCATTGAGTTTGGCGATGAAGATACAGCGCCCGAAGGCAGCGAGCTGGGAGAGCCGCAACAGGCAGAAACCAACCTGGAAGAGCCGAATTTAGAAGACACGCCGATTGAAACGGCAGATGCTTCAGAGCCAGAGCCAGAGCCAGAGCCAGAGCCAGAGCCAGAGCCAGAGCCAGAGCCAGAGCCAGAAACTCCAGTTGAAGATGCGGAAGTCGATGAGGCCTCGCTCGACGAGCGTGAGTTAGACGCGCCCGAGATCGAAACGCCTCTGCCTGTCGAGGCTGGGGAGACTGTTGAACCTGTTGGGGAACCGGAAGACGCTGCCCCCGAGCAGGCCGACCCTGGCCCCGAGCAACCTGAAGCCTTGGACAAAGACGAGACTGCTGAGCCCGTAGAGGCTGGTGCAACTGAAGAGCCGGAGGAGCTGCCGACGCCTCCTGAGGCAACACCTGAGATGACACTGGACGAACCGGTTGAAGGTGAGCCCAAGGGGACGGAGACACAAACGGTTGTTGCTGCGATCCCACGGACGAAACCGCCTGTGCCAGTGGGGGTGACGTCTTCCGCCCCGCGTGGTGAAGCTCTGCGACCAGCTCGCAGACTGTTGTCAGGCGACTTGCTTGCAGATGGGCGTGTGCGGACTGCCATGCGCGGCATGTCGGACAGCGAGCGCTTGAACCTTTTGTGCGCAACAGAGCTGCGGGCGCAACTACAGGCTCAAAATCCGCCAATCCTGCCGGATCTCCTGCCGACATTCCAAACGCCTCCCGGTCTAACGGTGTTAAGGCCGAGCGGTGCGGCGTTCCGAACGTTCGGCACGTGGCACAATGTCGATTTCCGCTGCCAGGTGGATCGCGCGATTACGCGGGTTGAGAGCTTCAGCCTGCGGGTCGGTCAACCCGTGCCGCGATCACAATGGCGGAGCCGCGGATTTCCGATCTTCTGA
- a CDS encoding substrate-binding periplasmic protein encodes MKLAILAALCISFAFTAKAETLEIVTEHLPPFNYLDDGAPKGIGTEVVQAVLKETGRAAPIQFLPWARSYQMALQTPGTLIYSILRTPERENKFAWIGKIAPYGVSLYQLVQDNAPDLSSLEDARLLRIGVYFGDAKAEFLQANGFTNLSSVENDRLNLRKLLLKRIDLMIIDDAVINELIELEGVDPSKIRRALPIQELSGYAYMAFQKDTNPKLVEEFRRGLEKVKETGVFDAILEEYYLIN; translated from the coding sequence TTGAAACTGGCAATCCTAGCTGCGCTGTGCATCTCATTCGCGTTTACCGCCAAAGCGGAAACACTCGAAATCGTCACAGAGCATCTACCGCCGTTCAACTATCTGGATGATGGCGCTCCGAAGGGGATTGGGACAGAAGTGGTCCAGGCTGTCCTGAAAGAAACAGGCCGCGCTGCTCCGATCCAGTTCTTGCCTTGGGCGCGCAGCTATCAGATGGCATTGCAGACGCCTGGGACTTTGATCTACTCGATCCTCAGAACTCCAGAACGTGAGAACAAATTCGCCTGGATTGGCAAGATCGCACCTTATGGAGTTTCTCTCTATCAGCTGGTCCAAGACAACGCCCCTGACCTCTCATCTCTGGAAGATGCGCGGCTACTGAGGATCGGTGTCTATTTTGGCGACGCGAAAGCCGAGTTTCTTCAAGCCAACGGTTTTACCAATCTGTCTTCCGTTGAAAACGACAGGCTAAACCTCCGCAAACTGCTCCTTAAGCGCATAGACCTGATGATCATTGATGATGCTGTCATCAACGAACTCATCGAACTTGAGGGGGTGGATCCAAGCAAAATTCGCCGTGCGCTGCCAATTCAAGAGCTGAGCGGATACGCTTATATGGCCTTTCAGAAAGACACGAATCCAAAGCTTGTCGAAGAATTTCGGCGCGGGCTGGAAAAAGTCAAAGAGACCGGCGTTTTTGATGCCATCCTTGAAGAATATTATCTGATCAACTGA
- a CDS encoding ketosteroid isomerase-related protein yields the protein MPNKQSRFLIDTYFAAFNAGDTKKMESLVAEDLIHDVNQGGRRLGKDAFWSFNVHMTRCYKERLTDIVLFVNEEGTRAAAEFIVHGTYIATDEGLPEADGQTYALPAGSFFEIRDGQIARITTYYNLQDWIAQVGGEVKEAS from the coding sequence ATGCCAAACAAGCAATCGCGTTTTCTGATCGACACGTATTTCGCTGCATTCAATGCCGGTGACACCAAGAAGATGGAAAGCTTGGTCGCCGAGGATCTGATCCATGATGTCAATCAGGGTGGGCGACGGCTTGGAAAGGATGCCTTCTGGTCGTTCAACGTTCACATGACCCGCTGCTACAAAGAGCGCCTGACCGATATCGTTCTGTTTGTGAACGAGGAGGGCACCCGAGCGGCTGCCGAATTCATTGTTCACGGGACGTATATCGCGACCGATGAAGGACTGCCGGAGGCCGACGGCCAGACCTATGCTCTTCCTGCTGGAAGTTTTTTTGAAATTCGCGACGGCCAGATCGCTCGCATCACCACCTATTACAATCTCCAGGATTGGATTGCCCAAGTTGGCGGTGAGGTGAAAGAAGCCTCGTAA
- a CDS encoding ArsR/SmtB family transcription factor, which translates to MVLEEAAQGFAALGSEARLQVLLTLVRAGRDGLSVGDIQTRTGMAASTLAHHLKFLASADLVVQEKDGRSVINRAAFERLELLAGYILKECCAEEGKSFVLGVERKAAND; encoded by the coding sequence ATGGTTCTGGAAGAAGCTGCGCAAGGCTTTGCGGCGCTGGGCTCGGAAGCCCGGCTGCAAGTGTTGTTGACTTTGGTCCGTGCCGGCCGGGACGGGTTGAGTGTCGGCGACATTCAAACGCGCACCGGCATGGCAGCGTCCACGCTGGCGCATCATCTGAAGTTTCTCGCCTCGGCAGATCTGGTGGTTCAGGAAAAAGACGGCCGATCAGTAATCAACCGTGCTGCTTTCGAACGGTTGGAACTGCTGGCCGGATACATCTTGAAAGAATGCTGCGCGGAAGAGGGCAAGTCCTTCGTTCTTGGCGTTGAAAGGAAAGCGGCAAATGACTGA